The following nucleotide sequence is from Flavimarina sp. Hel_I_48.
ATGGATACCCGTATAGGATTTCCCAATGAGCACCTTGCCGGTGACAGCACCTCAGAAACTACGAGCCCACTTTATGCGACTGCTGTAGGCCTTGTCATGAACAGCTTGCAGACAAAAGATGAGAAAAGTAGACGCCCTAAGGAAAAAGAAGAACTTATAGAAGATTTTGAGCAGAAAATAGAAGAAGAACAGGACTTTCAAGAAGATCATCAGGCACCAGAACCCACGAGCCCACGCAAAAGTATTTTTGATAAATGGGCCGAAAAATTCAAGGATTTCCTGGATAATGCGGAGTAGGAAATAAGAGAAAAAGCACAAGGAACAAAGAAAAGTATACTATAAAATAGAATGCGGCTGCTTTTAGGATGTAGAAATACGGATAAAAAGAAGACGTTTTAATCAGTAAAAGAAGATAAAAAATGGATTTTTGCCGTGATTTTTCTTCGGAGTTAGAATAAAAGCAACCCAAATAATAAGAACAGTCAAAACGATTGATTATGAGCAATACAGATTTTGAGAACATTTCGTTTGATCTACCCAAAAACCAAAGCAATGTCATTAAGGTGATAGGCGTAGGCGGCGGGGGCAGCAATGCCATTAACCATATGTTTCAGGCCGGTATCAAAGGTGTAGACTTCGTGGTCTGCAACACAGATGCACAGGCCTTAGAAAATAGTCCGGTACCCATAAAAATTCAGTTGGGCGTAAGTCTTACGGAAGGTCTGGGTGCAGGGGCAAATCCAGAAGTAGGGGAAAAAGCAGCCATAGAAAGTACAGAAGAGATCAAGCAAATGCTTGGTGTAAGTACAAAAATGATATTTATTACCGCTGGTATGGGTGGCGGTACGGGTACAGGAGCCGCTCCGGTTATTGCAAAAATGGCCAAAGAGATGGACGTCCTGACGGTGGGTATCGTTACCATTCCTTTTCAGTTTGAGGGAAAAACACGTAACGAGCAGGCACAGTTGGGTGTTGAAAAATTGCGTTCGCATGTAGATTCCCTTATTGTGATCAACAACAATAAATTGCGGGAAGTTTATGGTAATCTTGGCTTTAAGGCAGGTTTTAGCAAGGCAGATGAAGTACTTGCCACTGCTTCCCGTGGTATCGCAGAAGTAATAACCCATCACTATACACAAAATATTGACCTTCGGGATGCTAAAACGGTTTTGAGTAATAGTGGTACCGCAATAATGGGTAGTGCTCATGCAAGCGGTGGCACCCGTGCCACAGACGCTATTATGAAAGCGCTGGATTCCCCGTTATTGAACGACAATAAAATACGCGGATCTAAAAACGTGCTGTTACTTATCGTTTCGGGAGAGGAAGAGATCACAATTGATGAAATAGGGGAAATCAACGACCACATCCAGGATGAAGCTGGCCATAGCGCAAATATCATTATGGGTGTAGGTGAAGATGAGAGTCTGGGTGACGCTATATCTGTAACTATTATCGCCACTGGTTTTAACGTAGAGCAGCAAAACGAAATCGTAAATACCGAAACAAAAAAAATCATCCATACCCTGGAGGATGAACAAAAGGCACAGCACGAGCTTTCTCCAAAAAAACTGGGAGGAAGTATAAATTTCCCCGCGACCTCAAAAAAGGATGATGAAAAAAAGGAAGATAAAATCGTTAAGCATACCCTGGATGATGCGGTAGATCCTATGGAAATCATGATGCCGTCGCCCAAGAAAGAAGAGCCCCGGGAATTGAAGAAACCAGATTTTATAGCTACCACTTCCGTGATCAGGGATATTATGGTAGAGTATGAAGAAGTATTTGCCCCGCAGGTGCAAGAGCTTTTTATGGAAGAAGAGGATGATGATGACTTTGAGATCGTGAGCATAGATGCACCCGCCCAGGAAGAAGAGGTAATGGATATGTTTGAAGAAGAGGAGGAGCAGTTTACACTTTCTTTTGATATGCCCTTGAACGACAATGCTAACGAAGCAGGAGAAAGAGAAGATGAGGCAGAGATTGTTTATGATCTTGCCGATGATGACCTTCGGAATATAGAGGTTAAAAACCCCATCGAGATCATATCAATGACCGAAGTGGATAGGGAGGGCGAAAAGCGCTACAGCCTAGATGATTATATGGATTTTGAAGAGCAAATGAACAATGCGAAACCAAAAGCCACTGCGAGAGAAGAAGAACCTATGGTTTTTGAGAAAAAAACCATAGCCCCGCAAAAGGAAGAGGATACCGAAGAAGATAAAGATGAGGATCCCATGAACAGTCCTATCTCAAAGTTAATGAGCGAGCGCGCGGCAGAGCGTAGACGTATGCTAAAAGAATTCAATTATAAATTCAGTAATAATCATACTCGCATTGATGAAATAGAAAGACAGCCAGCGTATAAAAGAATGGGCGTGAATTTAGACGATAAACCTTCTGGTCACTCAAATATTTCCAGAACCTCTTTAAGTTCAGATGAAGATGGTATCAAATTGAGAAGCAATAATTCTTTTTTGCATGATAATGTAGATTAAAGAAGGAAAACATAGTAGAAAATCACTCATTTTCTATTTACGTTTTTTCCTTAGAAAAGCATATCTTCGCACTCCGAATTTAAAATGAAGGCCATGAGTTTGCAGACCAGTATAATGAGCGCAATGAAAGAAGCCATGAAGGCCAAGGATCAAAATGCCCTGACTTCATTGCGTGCCATCAAGTCTGAAATTTTAAAGGCGCAGACCGAAACAGGATCTAAGAAAGAGATCTCTGAAGATGAAGAATTAAAACTACTTCAAAAGCTTGTTAAGCAACGTAAGGACAGTGCCGCCATATACAAAGAACAAGGACGCGAAGATCTTGCAAAAGATGAGCTGGACCAGGTTGAGGTGATAGAAGGTTTTCTGCCAGAGCAGCTTAGTGAGGAAAAAATTGAAGCAGAAGTTGACGCGATAATTGCCGAAACTGGAGCTTCGGGAATGCAGGATATGGGTAAAGTTATGGGGATCGCTTCTCAAAAACTGGCCGGTAAAGCAGATGGCAAGACTATTTCTGGTATTGTAAAGAAAAAACTGGCTTAAAAGGCTTTAAAAATGCCCTTTTAGGTATGATTTTAGAATAAATTACCTGATTTTAAAAAATCAGGAGTAATAAAATTTCCGTTTGACGGAAATAGTGAGGCCTCGTGGCGCAACTGAATAGCGCATCAGATTTCGGCTCTGAGGGTTGGGGGTTTGAATCCCTCCGGGGTCACATAATTATCAAAACCACGCTTTTTTAAGCGTGGTTTTTTTATTGTATTCAACAAAAAAGACCGAGGTCTAGGTCGGTCTTTCTTAGGCTAATTCAAAACAAAACACTCAAGCTTACAATTAGGGCAAAGCTAAGGAGCATAGGTTTTTTTGATATCATGTCAACTTTAGCCTTGGGTTAAGATTAAGTAAAGACAAAAGAATTGGGACTGAGCGAAATATAGTTCTGTAAAGAATTTAAAAATCTTTAATTTTTATTTACATTTAAGTGTTTATTATTTCATTTAGAATAAGGATGAATTGGGCAGTATTTTTGATAGCCTTATAGATGAATCCTTAAAAACTGTGTAGCACTAAAATTGATTTGTATATGAAAACTTCCTTTAGGCTTGAGAATGCAATCACAAAATTATATACTGCTTTTCACAACGGCGATTTACATCCTGAATGCTGTAAAAGTTGCGCGGTAGGCAATATCCTGGATAATACGGATAGCTGGAAACACCTTAGCGATACCCACGGTTCAGTGAACTTAAATTATGTAGGTAAGGTAAATGAAGCATTTGGACGTCGCATGAATGGATATACGCCCAGCGAACTTCTACGAATCGAAGCTACTTTTTTACAGGGTTGTGGATACGTTTTGCCCTTGGGAAGAAAATCTAAAAGACCTAAAGACCCCACTTCAAAAGATATACTTTTTAACGGTCTTTGTGCGGTTATTTCTTTTTTGTGCGCTCTTGACGGTATTGATAATGTCATGGATTACTCAAGATTGTTTGAATTTGAAAATGATGCGCCTATATATGCCCTCGCAGAAATGAAGTCGTAAACCCTATTTACACTAAGATAATTGTGTAGACGATCTGTTAATAGTGCCTATCACCAATTAGTAACCACCGAATTTATGAAACATGTTCTCATTTTATGGTGTAGTTTCATGTTCGTGTCGTGTATTCCTTATGCTATTGCCCCAAAACTTGAAGAAAATCATGTTTCTATAGCAAAGCGCTTTCAGAAAGACCTACCTAAAGCGTATGCCTACATTTTTGAAGATCCCAAGAGCGCTTATGAATTTTTTCAGTATATAGAATACAAATTCAACCCAAATCCTGATTATTTTTCCTCTAATATTCCCATTACTGTCAACAAATCAAGCTATTATCTTTCATTCTATGAAGTAGAACGTACCACAAAAACGATCAATCTTGTTCCCGTTATGCTGGATAAAATTTTAGAGAATAAAGGAGTGGAAAACTCGCTTGAAAATTTTTATGAAAGTAGAAGTGGTAATTGGTATTTTGCTATTACCATAACAGACGAGCAGGTGGTAGATGCGCTTAATCCTGATTATAAAAAAAAGGACGAGATTGTTGACTACCTAAAACAGCTCAAAGAAGAATATTTGCGTACCTATAATTATAATAATTTACTCCTTTCTACTAAGTAAACCTTAGGCTTGAGTGTGCTTCTAATCCTAACTTAGTCTTTATCAAATAAGCTTCTGCCAACCCAGAAATAGGTTGGTCTTTTTTCTTTAAGGTTAATTATCGTCACGATTGTGTTAACCATATTCGTACCCAAATCTCATCTTTATCTATTCTTAATAATATTATAATGTCTAAAACAATTCTGAATGCTGCATATAAATATTAACGACTCAAACCCCTTCGTGGAATTTCTAGAAGCTTTTCAGAAAGTCTTGGGGGGAGAGCTCAAAATGTTTGATAATGAACAGCTTCTTTCAGTATTCAATAAGAAAGCCCAGGGCCATCTCAAGTGTGTTCCCTGTAATGGGGGCGTAGGGTTGATAGAATTTGATATTTCTTTTAAAGAGGATTTATGTTTAGATATCAATACCTCAGAGCTAAACTTTCTTTACTTTATTTATAGCCTCGACGGTCAATTCAAAGTGGAGTCCAGGGCAGATAACGATGATAAGATTTTTATTAAAAAGTTTGAGTCTGTGATTATTAGTCTGGAACGCCCTAGCGGAAACCGTATATATTTTGAAGCCGGCCAGAAATTAAACCTCACTATTATTGCCCTAAATGGTCAGCTTTATAGGGAGAGGCACAAAATCACTATTAAGAACAAAGATCCTTTAAATGAACTTTTTGCCAGCGGAAAAGAGAACCCCATTGCTTTCTTGGGGAATTGCGATCTAAAGATCGCAGAATTTGTAAAAGAATTACAGGCGATTACGGCAGATGGGCTTATTAGAAAAATATTGATAGAGAATAAGATAAACGAAATTCTTGCATTACACCTGCAGCATTTTCTTGATTATGGAAATTCAGAAAAGCTAATTGACCTTTCTAAAGGCGAACTTACCAAGGCAATGGATATTTCAGATTATATAAAGGAACAACCGGTACAGCCACACAGTATAGATAGCCTCAGTGCAAAAAGCGGTTTATCACCTGCTAAACTGCAAAAATCTTTCAAATATCTTTACGGCTATACGGTCTCTGATTATGTGCGACACTTACGTCTTTTAAAGTCCGAAGATCTAATCAAAACAACAGATCTCAGCATTTCTGAAATTGTCTATGCCGTAGGCTTTAATAGTAGAAGCTATTTTTCCAAGATCTTCAAGGAAAAGTATCAATACAGTCCTAAACAATATCAAAAACTTTTCAGGGTGACCACCGTATAAAATAGGGGTTTTAATGGCTATTGAGATTAAATTTGAAGTAGTTCCCTAATTCGGTAAGCAATAGATGCAACCCTATACTTTCCATTTTACCTAAATAGGCGGTTGTACACTCCATAGTGAATAGTACTGCGGAATATCTTTTCTATCCTCGCATCCCCTTAAATTTATCGCGATTCATCATTTGCCACATTATTTTACCAAAAACGCAAGGCATTCCATAACTTAAAAAATGCGTAAATTTGGATTCTATTTTAGATATACATGTTAGAGAAATTAAATATAGTAAAGCAACGTTTTGATGAAGTGAGTGATTTGATCATCCAGCCAGATATCATCAGCGACCAGAAAAGATATATAGCCCTCAATAAGGAATATAAAGATTTAAGGGCGCTAATGGATGAGCGTGAAAAATACCTTAAGCACAATCAGCGTATCGAGGAGGCAGATGAGATCATTAAAGACGGTGGTGATGATGAGATGGTAGAAATGGCGCGTATGCAACTCGAAGAAGCAAAAGGGGAAATCCCGAAGCTTGAAGAGAAAATTCGTATGATGCTCGTTCCTAAAGATCCTGAGGATAGCAAGAACGCGGTAATGGAAATACGTGCCGGTACCGGGGGCGACGAAGCCAGTATTTTTGCAGGTGACATCTACCGCATGTACATGAAATATTGTGAGAGCAAGGGCTGGAAAACCAGTACCATAGATTACAGTGAGGGAACCAGCGGCGGTTTTAAGGAAATCCAGGTAGAAATTACTGGTGAAGAAGTTTACGGTACACTTAAATTTGAAGCGGGCGTGCACCGCGTGCAGCGTGTACCGCAGACAGAAACGCAGGGTCGTGTACATACAAGTGCTGCTACGGTAATGGTTTTTCCGGAGGCCGAAGAATTTGATGTGGAGATCGACCCCAAAGATGTGCGAATTGACTATTTCTGTTCTTCTGGTCCGGGTGGTCAGTCGGTAAACACGACTTATTCCGCAGTGCGTTTAACGCATACGCCCACAGGGCTTGTTGCGCAATGTCAGGATCAAAAATCCCAACATAAAAACAAAGAGAAAGCATTTAAGGTTTTACGTTCCAGATTATACGATATGGAACTTGCCAAAAGACAGGAAGAGGAGTCGGCCAAACGTGGATCTATGGTTACCAGTGGTGACCGTAGTGCAAAAATACGTACTTACAATTACCCACAGGGACGCGTTACAGATCACCGTATCAACCTTACGCTTTACGATTTGTCAAATATTATAGATGGCGATGTGCAGCGTATTATTGACGAACTCCAACTGGTAAGCAACACCGAAAAATTAAAAGAAACAGGGGAAACCTTCTAAAAATCGGTCGTTTTTGACCAATAAATGACCATTTTTCGTGAAAATTGATGACCTTATCCAACAAATTCAGCTGAAAAAATCCTTTCTATGTATTGGTTTAGACACAGATCTGGATAAAATTCCGAAGCATTTAAAAGACGGCGAAGACGCACTTTTTCAGTTTAATAAAGCTATTATTGATGCCACACACCATCTGGCTGTTGCGTACAAACCCAATATAGCATTCTATGAAGCCTACGGTCTTCAGGGCTGGGAGGCACTCAAAAAAACCATTGAATATCTTAATGAAAATCACCCGGAAATTTTTACGATCGCTGATGCGAAGCGCGGCGATATAGGGAATACTTCTACACGTTACGCAAAGGCGTTCTTTGAAGATCTCGCGTTTGACTCCGTAACCGTGGCGCCTTATATGGGCAGCGATTCCGTTGAGCCTTTTCTGGCTTTTGAAAACAAGCATACGATTATGCTCGCACTTACCTCAAACCCTGGGGCGTTTGATTTTCAAACGAAAGAAATGGAGGGGGAAGAATTGTATAAAAAGGTTTTAAAGACTTCAAAAACCTGGAAAAACACTCAAAATCTTATGTACGTCGTGGGCGCTACAAAGGCTGAATATTTTGCTGAAATCCGAAAAATAATACCAAATTCTTTTTTGCTTGTACCGGGAATTGGGGCCCAGGGCGGAAACCTACAGGAGGTTTGTAAATTTGGAATGAACGAGAACGTGGGGCTCCTGGTAAATTCATCCCGCGGAATTATCTATGCTTCAGCCGAAAAGGATTTTGCAGAAGCCGCCGCCATAGAAGCTGAAAAAGTACAGCAGGAAATGGCTCAAATCCTATCAAAAAGGGGTATTTAAAGACTGTTTTTCGACCTTTTTAGCGGTTTTTTATCCAGTTATAAAGCCTTAGTTTAGTTTTATCCAAAATCTGTTTTGATGGAATATAAAGATCAGTTGGGCAGAACGTTGAAGTTGGATAGCACTCCCAGAAAGATCGTTTGCCTTGTTCCTAGCCTTAGTGAATTACTTGTAGATCTTGGTTTGGAAAATACGTTGGTAGGAGTCACCAAATTTTGTGTCCACCCAGAGCACCTGCGTGCAGAAAAAACAGTCGTAGGAGGCACAAAAACGGTTCATTTTGACCGAATAATGGATCTAAAACCAGAAATTATCCTCTGTAACAAGGAAGAGAATACACAGGAAATTGTATCAGAATGTGATAAAATTGCCCCAACGCATGTTTCCGACCTTAAAAATCTAGAAGATGTTTATGCGCTGATTATTCAATATGGAAAACTATTTGACGTGCTTGAAAAGTCCCAAATATTGATAGAAAATATAAAGCAAAAAGCGCTCAATTTTCAAGGGAATTTATCAAATACAGTACGTTTAAAGACCGCGTATCTGATATGGAAAAATCCCTATATGGTTGCCGGAAACGATACTTTTATTGACTTTCTTCTGGAGATCAACGGTTTTACTAACATCTTTGCTCAAAAACAAAGCAGATATCCCGAAATTGAACCACAAGAGTTAAAGGAAGCCGATCTGGTTTTGCTTTCTTCAGAACCTTTTCCTTTTAAGCAAAAACATATTGACCTATTGAAAGCACATACTTCTGCCAGGATTATGCTGGTGGATGGGGAGTATTTCAGCTGGTACGGCAGCCGTCTGCTGGGCGCATTTGCGTATTTTGAAAAACTACAAAACCTAATCAAAACCGACTCTTCATCTAAAGGATTGCAATCCCATTAGACCGTATCGTAAGTTTTTTTTCTGATTGTTTCGGTTTCTTCTGCATTTTTAAATACATCCCAGTCCTTGCCCTGCGTACGTCGTGCCCCCAGAATATTAGCAAATTGACCTGCTTTTATGGCATCATTGTAGCGCGCAAAACCATAGGCAAGTCCGCCGGCAAAAGAATCGCCACAACCTGTAGTGTCCACGACCATCCCCACGGGAACAGAAGCGATCCATTCTTTTACGGTTTCACCATTTTTACGTTGGTAGAGAATACACCCACGGGAATCCATAGTGATATAAAAATAAGAGACGCCTTGATCCAGAACATGCTCAGCAAGTTCTTCAAGGTGATCTGTATGATTTTCATCATAAATAGATGGGATCTCATGATCATATTCCCTGGAAAACCACATGCACTGCGATTCTTCCAGGTTCATCTTTAATACATCAATATAGGGAAGCCACTCATCACGATCTACCCAAAATTTGCGATGTCTTTTTCCGGTTACGTCCATGGCAGTCGTGGCGCCATGAGCGTCAAAAACGATAATGCCTTCACTTTTTTCTTTAATGGTACGCAGCGTGCTCAACGATATTTCAAAATCTGTTATGGGAACAAACACAAACGCATCAGCATCTAAATGTTCCTTTATATGTTTCGGTAAAATAGGGTTCATGCAGGCGAGCTGCTTTTCCTCTCGGTTGTTTTGATCCTTAAAATCCAGCATAATCACCGTGCCCCGGTCTTCTAACGTGTTTATTCCGGAAAGATCGATGTTTTCCCATGGCTTAAATTCAGAAGCTATTCCGTCGAGATCTTTTTTATGGATATTGGTCACGGGAGCAACCACGCCCTTGCCATCTAATAGTTTTGCCAGGGCGATTACGGGATGGGTTACGCAACCGTAACGCATGATAATATCATTCGTATAGGTAGAAATGGTATCGCGCGGTATAGGGCCGGCTACGACTATTTTTAACTGATTTGCCATATAGTAAATTTAATCTTGCAATGCGAAAACACGCTGCAATACGGTGGTTGTACGGGCGACGGTAGAGGTGCGGATGTCTTTTTCTTCTACGGCGATCATATTGAAAACCCCATCTAACGCTTCTTTTGTAACATAATCTATCAAATCTGGATTCACATTTGTGGTCAATGGTACATTATTGTAGCGTGTGATAAGGTCGCTCCATATTTTTGCCGCTCCCACTTTTTCAAAAGAAGATTTTATAGTTGGGTTGAATTTTGCGTATAGCTGCTCTCTCGTACGCTCTTCAAGATAATTTGTGGCACTACGGTCCCCACCCAGAAGAATATTTCGGGCATCTGTAAAGGTTATGTCTTTTACGGCGGCCACAAATATAGGTGTTGCCTGTCCCACAGCATCTGTGGCAGCACTATTGAGTGCTTTGATCCCCTCGTCAGCAAGACTTCCCAAACCTATGGTGCGCAAGGTTTTATCCACTTTTTGTAACTCTGGCGGTAAAAGGATCCGTGCAAGTTCGTTGTTGTAAAATCCGTTTTGTTCCGTGAGTTTATTTACTTGTTCTTCAATACCTTTATCAAGTGCCTGGCGCAGGCCAGTTGCAATAAGTTGATTGTCAACGCCTATTTGTGGCATACCGCCAACTACGCTCTGTAATTCGGCACAGCCGTAAAGGGTAAATACTAAAAGAATCGCGAGTATTTTTTTCATCATAATGGTGCTTCTTTCAAATATACTAAATTACAGAGGCTTTCTGAACTATTTTAAAGTGTAGTTACGACCTGATATAAGGTGTTTATAGATCACTAAAATTATGATCCTGAAATTGATCAGTCTGTGAAATTTAAATAGGTATTTAATGAGTAATCGAAAATAATTAAAAAAATAGTGGTTTGCTTGTTAAATCCGTAAATTAGCAACCATATAACGAAGAAATATTACGAATGGAACAACCAAAGCCTTATAAGCCAAAACATAAAGTACGTATTGTAACCGCGGCATCCCTTTTTGATGGGCACGATGCGGCGATAAACATTATGCGCCGTATTATACAGTCTACCGGTGTGGAGGTTATCCATTTGGGTCACGATAGAAGTGTGGAAGAGGTGGTGAATACCGCCATTCAGGAAGATGTGAACGCTATCGCAATGACCAGCTATCAAGGTGGTCATACCGAATATTTCAAATACATGTATGATCTCCTTAAGGAAAATGGAGCGGAGCATATCAAGATTTTTGGTGGCGGTGGCGGTGTAATCCTTCCAGAGGAGATCAAAGAATTACAGGATTACGGCATTACCCGTATTTATTCGCCAGATGATGGCCGGGAACTGGGTTTACAGGGAATGATCAATGATTTGGTAGAACGAGCAGATATAATCCCCCCGGCCCCCGAAGGGGAAGCGCTCCCTCAGGCATTGAAAAGGAAAGATGTAAATACCATTGCACGTTTGATTTCTTTGGCAGAAAACAACCATGAGGAGTTCGTC
It contains:
- the ftsZ gene encoding cell division protein FtsZ, encoding MSNTDFENISFDLPKNQSNVIKVIGVGGGGSNAINHMFQAGIKGVDFVVCNTDAQALENSPVPIKIQLGVSLTEGLGAGANPEVGEKAAIESTEEIKQMLGVSTKMIFITAGMGGGTGTGAAPVIAKMAKEMDVLTVGIVTIPFQFEGKTRNEQAQLGVEKLRSHVDSLIVINNNKLREVYGNLGFKAGFSKADEVLATASRGIAEVITHHYTQNIDLRDAKTVLSNSGTAIMGSAHASGGTRATDAIMKALDSPLLNDNKIRGSKNVLLLIVSGEEEITIDEIGEINDHIQDEAGHSANIIMGVGEDESLGDAISVTIIATGFNVEQQNEIVNTETKKIIHTLEDEQKAQHELSPKKLGGSINFPATSKKDDEKKEDKIVKHTLDDAVDPMEIMMPSPKKEEPRELKKPDFIATTSVIRDIMVEYEEVFAPQVQELFMEEEDDDDFEIVSIDAPAQEEEVMDMFEEEEEQFTLSFDMPLNDNANEAGEREDEAEIVYDLADDDLRNIEVKNPIEIISMTEVDREGEKRYSLDDYMDFEEQMNNAKPKATAREEEPMVFEKKTIAPQKEEDTEEDKDEDPMNSPISKLMSERAAERRRMLKEFNYKFSNNHTRIDEIERQPAYKRMGVNLDDKPSGHSNISRTSLSSDEDGIKLRSNNSFLHDNVD
- a CDS encoding GatB/YqeY domain-containing protein, with the translated sequence MSLQTSIMSAMKEAMKAKDQNALTSLRAIKSEILKAQTETGSKKEISEDEELKLLQKLVKQRKDSAAIYKEQGREDLAKDELDQVEVIEGFLPEQLSEEKIEAEVDAIIAETGASGMQDMGKVMGIASQKLAGKADGKTISGIVKKKLA
- a CDS encoding helix-turn-helix domain-containing protein → MLHININDSNPFVEFLEAFQKVLGGELKMFDNEQLLSVFNKKAQGHLKCVPCNGGVGLIEFDISFKEDLCLDINTSELNFLYFIYSLDGQFKVESRADNDDKIFIKKFESVIISLERPSGNRIYFEAGQKLNLTIIALNGQLYRERHKITIKNKDPLNELFASGKENPIAFLGNCDLKIAEFVKELQAITADGLIRKILIENKINEILALHLQHFLDYGNSEKLIDLSKGELTKAMDISDYIKEQPVQPHSIDSLSAKSGLSPAKLQKSFKYLYGYTVSDYVRHLRLLKSEDLIKTTDLSISEIVYAVGFNSRSYFSKIFKEKYQYSPKQYQKLFRVTTV
- the prfA gene encoding peptide chain release factor 1 — protein: MLEKLNIVKQRFDEVSDLIIQPDIISDQKRYIALNKEYKDLRALMDEREKYLKHNQRIEEADEIIKDGGDDEMVEMARMQLEEAKGEIPKLEEKIRMMLVPKDPEDSKNAVMEIRAGTGGDEASIFAGDIYRMYMKYCESKGWKTSTIDYSEGTSGGFKEIQVEITGEEVYGTLKFEAGVHRVQRVPQTETQGRVHTSAATVMVFPEAEEFDVEIDPKDVRIDYFCSSGPGGQSVNTTYSAVRLTHTPTGLVAQCQDQKSQHKNKEKAFKVLRSRLYDMELAKRQEEESAKRGSMVTSGDRSAKIRTYNYPQGRVTDHRINLTLYDLSNIIDGDVQRIIDELQLVSNTEKLKETGETF
- the pyrF gene encoding orotidine-5'-phosphate decarboxylase gives rise to the protein MKIDDLIQQIQLKKSFLCIGLDTDLDKIPKHLKDGEDALFQFNKAIIDATHHLAVAYKPNIAFYEAYGLQGWEALKKTIEYLNENHPEIFTIADAKRGDIGNTSTRYAKAFFEDLAFDSVTVAPYMGSDSVEPFLAFENKHTIMLALTSNPGAFDFQTKEMEGEELYKKVLKTSKTWKNTQNLMYVVGATKAEYFAEIRKIIPNSFLLVPGIGAQGGNLQEVCKFGMNENVGLLVNSSRGIIYASAEKDFAEAAAIEAEKVQQEMAQILSKRGI
- a CDS encoding ABC transporter substrate-binding protein — protein: MEYKDQLGRTLKLDSTPRKIVCLVPSLSELLVDLGLENTLVGVTKFCVHPEHLRAEKTVVGGTKTVHFDRIMDLKPEIILCNKEENTQEIVSECDKIAPTHVSDLKNLEDVYALIIQYGKLFDVLEKSQILIENIKQKALNFQGNLSNTVRLKTAYLIWKNPYMVAGNDTFIDFLLEINGFTNIFAQKQSRYPEIEPQELKEADLVLLSSEPFPFKQKHIDLLKAHTSARIMLVDGEYFSWYGSRLLGAFAYFEKLQNLIKTDSSSKGLQSH
- a CDS encoding carbohydrate kinase family protein, producing MANQLKIVVAGPIPRDTISTYTNDIIMRYGCVTHPVIALAKLLDGKGVVAPVTNIHKKDLDGIASEFKPWENIDLSGINTLEDRGTVIMLDFKDQNNREEKQLACMNPILPKHIKEHLDADAFVFVPITDFEISLSTLRTIKEKSEGIIVFDAHGATTAMDVTGKRHRKFWVDRDEWLPYIDVLKMNLEESQCMWFSREYDHEIPSIYDENHTDHLEELAEHVLDQGVSYFYITMDSRGCILYQRKNGETVKEWIASVPVGMVVDTTGCGDSFAGGLAYGFARYNDAIKAGQFANILGARRTQGKDWDVFKNAEETETIRKKTYDTV
- a CDS encoding DUF4197 domain-containing protein, which produces MKKILAILLVFTLYGCAELQSVVGGMPQIGVDNQLIATGLRQALDKGIEEQVNKLTEQNGFYNNELARILLPPELQKVDKTLRTIGLGSLADEGIKALNSAATDAVGQATPIFVAAVKDITFTDARNILLGGDRSATNYLEERTREQLYAKFNPTIKSSFEKVGAAKIWSDLITRYNNVPLTTNVNPDLIDYVTKEALDGVFNMIAVEEKDIRTSTVARTTTVLQRVFALQD